The stretch of DNA GAAGACCTTGTTATTCACGCCCCATGGACGTGCAGGATCTTCGTAGAACGAGCGCAGATAACCGTAAAGCCAGTCAGTGCCACGTACGCGAGCGACCAGAGTCAGATCCGGCGGCGCAGCGCCGAACCAGGTCTTGGCGTCCGCCGGCTGCATGCCGATGTTCATGTGGTCGCCGATCTTGGCACCGGTGAACACCAGTTTCTCGAGCATCATTTCGTGTGGAATGCCGAGGTCATCGGCAACCCGCTCGTAACGCTGGAACTTGGCACTGTGGCAACCCATGCAATAGTTGGCAAAGGTACGCGCACCATCTTGCAGGGCAGCTTTGTCGGACACATCGATGTCGACTTTTTCCAGCTCTGGGCCACCGTGTTCGGCGGCGAAAGACAGCACAGGCAAAGCAGCAAAAATCAGAGCAAAAAATAACTTTTTCATCAGCCAGTCACCCTTTCCGGAACCGGTTTGGTCTTCTCGAGCCTGGTGTAGAACGGCATCAGAATGAAGTAGGCGAAGTACAGGAAGGTGCAGATCTGCGACACCAGCGTGCGCTCCGGCGTCGGGGCCAGTACGCCCAGAATGCCGAGGATCACGAACGCGATGCAGAACACCACCAGCCAGATTTTGCTCATCCAGCCCTTGTAGCGCATCGATTTGACCGGACTGCGGTCAAGCCATGGCAGCACGAACAGCAAGGCAATCGAGGCGCCCATGGCGATAACGCCCATGAGTTTGTCCGGAATGGCACGCAAGATCGCGTAGAACGGCGTGAAGTACCAGACCGGTGCAATATGCTCAGGCGTCTTGAACGGATTGGCCTGCTCGAAATTTGGTTTTTCGAGGAAGTAGCCGCCCATTTCCGGGAAGAAGAACACGATAAAGCAGAAGATAAACAGGAACACCACCACGCCGACGATGTCTTTCACGGTGTAGTACGGGTGGAAGGCAATGCCGTCCAGCGGAATACCGTTTTCGTCTTTGTGCTTCTTGATGTCGACGCCGTCAGGGTTGTTCGAGCCGACTTCATGCAGCGCCAGAATGTGCAGCACCACCAGACCGAGAATCACGATCGGTAGCGCGACAACGTGCAGGGCGAAGAAGCGGTTCAGGGTGATCCCGGAGATCAGGTAGTCACCACGAATCCACTGGGTCAGGTCGTTACCGATGACCGGAATCGCACCGAACAGCGAGATGATTACCTGGGCACCCCAGTAGGACATCTGGCCCCACGGCAGCAGGTAACCCATGAACGCTTCAGCCATCAGTGCCAGGTAGATCAGCATGCCGAAGACCCACACCAGCTCACGAGGCTTCTGATACGAACCGTAGAGCAGGCCACGG from Pseudomonas sp. P8_229 encodes:
- a CDS encoding cytochrome c1 — protein: MKKLFFALIFAALPVLSFAAEHGGPELEKVDIDVSDKAALQDGARTFANYCMGCHSAKFQRYERVADDLGIPHEMMLEKLVFTGAKIGDHMNIGMQPADAKTWFGAAPPDLTLVARVRGTDWLYGYLRSFYEDPARPWGVNNKVFPNVGMPNVLVGLQGRQVVGCKQVQIVEDGKKQYDPLTGTPLTHEACDQLTIVPKTGALNEEQFDEKVKNLVTFLAYSANPVKLQHQRIGTYVLLYLAFFFVFAYLLKREYWKDVH
- a CDS encoding cytochrome b produces the protein MSKFMDWVDARFPATKMWEDHLSKYYAPKNFNFFYFFGSLALLVLVNQIVTGVWLTMSYTPSAEEAFASVEYIMRDVEYGSILRLLHSTGASAFFIVVYLHMFRGLLYGSYQKPRELVWVFGMLIYLALMAEAFMGYLLPWGQMSYWGAQVIISLFGAIPVIGNDLTQWIRGDYLISGITLNRFFALHVVALPIVILGLVVLHILALHEVGSNNPDGVDIKKHKDENGIPLDGIAFHPYYTVKDIVGVVVFLFIFCFIVFFFPEMGGYFLEKPNFEQANPFKTPEHIAPVWYFTPFYAILRAIPDKLMGVIAMGASIALLFVLPWLDRSPVKSMRYKGWMSKIWLVVFCIAFVILGILGVLAPTPERTLVSQICTFLYFAYFILMPFYTRLEKTKPVPERVTG